Proteins encoded by one window of Rhizobium sullae:
- a CDS encoding amino acid ABC transporter ATP-binding protein produces the protein MNPVNPSQIIQKPSPLQVSETEVAVEIIGMHKSFGNFHALKDINLTVMKGERIVICGRSGSGKSTLIRCINRLEEHQRGKIIVDGIELTTDLKRIDDVRREVGMVFQHFNLFPHLTILENCTLAPISVRKMPRKDAEKTAMHFLERVKIPEQAHKYPGQLSGGQQQRVAIARSLCMNPRVMLFDEPTSALDPEVIKEVLDTMVSLAEEGMTMLCVTHEMGFARQVANRVIFMDQGQIIEENEPGAFFKNPQHERTKLFLSQIMH, from the coding sequence ATGAACCCGGTAAACCCGTCTCAGATAATCCAGAAACCTTCGCCGTTGCAAGTTTCGGAAACGGAAGTCGCAGTCGAGATCATTGGAATGCACAAGTCGTTCGGCAACTTCCATGCCCTCAAAGACATTAACCTCACTGTCATGAAGGGTGAGCGGATCGTGATATGCGGTCGATCAGGGTCTGGAAAATCGACCCTAATCCGGTGCATCAACCGGCTGGAAGAACATCAAAGGGGCAAAATTATCGTTGACGGAATTGAGCTCACCACTGACCTGAAGCGCATCGACGATGTCCGACGTGAGGTTGGGATGGTCTTTCAACACTTCAATCTTTTCCCTCATCTGACGATCCTCGAGAACTGCACGCTTGCACCCATATCGGTAAGAAAGATGCCACGGAAAGATGCTGAAAAAACTGCCATGCACTTCCTTGAACGGGTCAAGATACCCGAGCAGGCGCACAAATACCCTGGACAACTCTCCGGCGGCCAACAGCAGCGCGTAGCTATCGCGCGTTCCCTCTGTATGAATCCACGTGTCATGCTTTTCGATGAGCCAACCTCGGCGCTCGACCCGGAAGTGATCAAAGAGGTCCTCGACACTATGGTGTCCCTTGCCGAGGAGGGGATGACAATGCTCTGCGTCACTCACGAGATGGGGTTCGCTCGGCAGGTAGCCAATCGTGTTATTTTCATGGACCAGGGACAAATCATTGAGGAAAATGAGCCCGGCGCGTTCTTCAAGAATCCGCAGCACGAGCGCACCAAGTTGTTCTTGAGCCAGATTATGCACTAG
- the ltrA gene encoding group II intron reverse transcriptase/maturase, producing MIISEMQHKLATWAEHDPNRRFDRLLRLIADREWLAEAARIVLASSGARTPGIDGMDKQRLQVKLDQHLDDLRTSLLEESYRPQPVKRIYIPKSNGKLRPLGIPTLTDRIVQRAMLMAMEPIWESDFHRLSYGFRPERSVHHAVRTVRIQLQDGTDTTRGRWIIEGDLASYFDTVHHRLLLKSVRRRVQDGRFVDLLWRLLKAGHIDRGLFMASREGVPQGGVLSPLLSNIMLHEFDAWLEAKYLSNKARKDRWAWNFGIKQGRPITVRENRQWKPAVAYCRYADDFVVIVKGTKAQAEEIREECRAFLEGELKLTMNMDKTHVTHVNDGFVFLGHRIIRKRGAHGRMSVVTTIPKEKAKGFARRLTETLSGNHSVSTVDMIASLNRQLVGWAAFYKFTDFTAYVFRRIDHVVFWKMAHWLGHKYRSRIKPLMRKWYRVPEPGKAKTWLVFGRNERGEPVGKALQRLVSSPKAQFRWRNPEENPYIFRVANRSTVTSHYQDIAMAMGQA from the coding sequence TTGATAATCAGCGAAATGCAGCACAAGCTCGCAACATGGGCCGAACACGATCCGAACCGAAGGTTCGATCGGCTTCTTCGGCTGATTGCCGACCGGGAATGGCTTGCTGAGGCTGCTCGGATCGTTTTGGCGTCAAGCGGCGCACGAACACCGGGCATCGACGGAATGGACAAGCAACGACTTCAGGTCAAACTGGATCAACATCTGGACGACCTGAGGACAAGCCTGCTGGAGGAGAGTTATCGTCCTCAGCCGGTCAAGCGCATCTATATCCCGAAATCCAACGGCAAGCTACGACCATTGGGTATTCCGACCCTGACGGATCGCATCGTCCAACGCGCCATGCTGATGGCCATGGAGCCAATCTGGGAGAGCGATTTCCATCGTTTATCCTATGGCTTCCGGCCGGAACGGAGCGTGCATCACGCCGTCCGCACCGTGAGGATACAGCTACAGGATGGAACCGACACGACGAGGGGCCGCTGGATCATCGAAGGTGATTTAGCAAGCTACTTCGATACGGTCCATCACCGGCTGCTTCTCAAATCTGTGCGGCGACGGGTGCAGGACGGGCGTTTCGTCGATCTTCTCTGGCGGCTCCTGAAGGCAGGCCACATTGATCGTGGCCTGTTCATGGCCTCCAGGGAGGGTGTTCCGCAAGGTGGCGTTCTGTCACCGCTCCTGTCCAACATCATGCTCCATGAGTTTGATGCCTGGCTGGAGGCGAAATATCTGAGCAACAAGGCCCGCAAGGACCGATGGGCATGGAACTTCGGCATCAAGCAGGGCCGCCCCATTACGGTTCGAGAGAACCGGCAATGGAAACCGGCCGTCGCCTATTGCCGATACGCTGACGACTTCGTCGTGATCGTAAAAGGAACCAAGGCACAGGCAGAGGAAATCCGTGAGGAATGCCGGGCGTTTCTGGAAGGGGAGTTGAAGTTGACGATGAACATGGACAAGACCCATGTCACTCACGTCAATGACGGCTTCGTCTTTCTGGGGCACCGGATCATTCGCAAGCGAGGGGCACACGGACGGATGTCCGTCGTCACGACGATACCCAAGGAAAAGGCCAAGGGGTTTGCTCGCAGACTTACCGAAACCCTTTCCGGCAATCATAGTGTCAGCACGGTCGATATGATCGCCAGCCTGAACCGCCAGTTGGTGGGATGGGCGGCATTCTACAAGTTCACCGACTTCACGGCGTACGTATTCCGGCGCATCGACCATGTCGTGTTCTGGAAAATGGCGCATTGGCTGGGGCACAAATACCGATCTCGCATCAAACCTCTGATGCGGAAATGGTACCGGGTCCCAGAACCGGGCAAGGCGAAAACCTGGCTCGTGTTTGGTCGGAATGAACGCGGCGAACCCGTCGGAAAAGCGCTGCAACGGCTTGTCTCAAGCCCAAAGGCGCAATTCCGTTGGCGTAATCCGGAGGAGAACCCGTACATCTTCCGGGTCGCAAACCGCAGCACCGTCACCTCGCACTATCAAGATATTGCTATGGCCATGGGCCAAGCTTGA
- the ehuC gene encoding ectoine/hydroxyectoine ABC transporter permease subunit EhuC: protein MTISIAAQSMVVAIALAFVTGMARRSSSRIIRQVALVYVELFRGTSLLVQLFVLYFVLPIYGIRLPAEVAAILGLGLNQGAYGSEIVRSAIDNISTGQIEAARALSLPRIITFWKIILPQAVIIMLPSFGNLAIETVKATALVSLITIPELTFFGKSLIYSTGQTFLVWASVVIAYLAINTPLNLLVLWAERKAGHYREASRGV, encoded by the coding sequence GTGACGATCAGTATCGCAGCGCAATCAATGGTCGTCGCAATCGCCTTGGCATTCGTGACCGGGATGGCCCGCCGGTCATCGTCACGAATAATCCGCCAGGTGGCTCTCGTCTACGTCGAGCTGTTTCGCGGCACATCTCTCCTCGTACAGCTGTTTGTTCTTTACTTCGTGTTGCCGATTTACGGGATCAGACTCCCTGCCGAGGTCGCCGCGATACTCGGCCTTGGACTTAACCAGGGCGCATACGGGTCCGAGATCGTGAGATCCGCGATCGACAATATCAGTACCGGACAGATCGAAGCAGCACGCGCGTTGTCGCTTCCACGTATTATCACATTTTGGAAGATCATCCTGCCTCAGGCCGTGATTATCATGCTTCCCAGCTTCGGGAACTTGGCAATAGAAACAGTTAAGGCGACGGCCCTTGTTTCGTTGATAACGATCCCGGAGCTCACGTTTTTCGGCAAAAGCCTGATTTATTCGACAGGCCAAACCTTCCTAGTCTGGGCGTCCGTTGTCATCGCGTATCTTGCAATCAATACCCCACTAAACTTGCTCGTACTATGGGCGGAGCGTAAGGCGGGACACTATCGGGAGGCCAGCCGTGGAGTTTAG
- the purU gene encoding formyltetrahydrofolate deformylase — MKQYVITVSCKSRRGIVAAISNFLASQGCNIVDSSQFDGLDTGMFFMRVSFISEEGADQAKLIEGFKPIVAEFKMQLDVQDANRRMKVVLMVSRFGHCLNDLLYRWKIGALPIDIVGVVSNHFDYQKVVVNHDIPFHHIKVTKDNKPKAEAQLLELVDQTGAELIVLARYMQVLSDAMCKKMSGRIINIHHSFLPSFKGANPYKQAYERGVKLIGATAHYVTADLDEGPIIEQDIARITHAQSAEDYVSIGRDVESQVLARAVHAHIHHRTFINGNRAVVFPASPGSYASERMG; from the coding sequence ATGAAACAGTATGTAATCACCGTCTCATGCAAATCGAGGCGCGGGATTGTAGCGGCGATCTCAAATTTCTTGGCGTCCCAGGGCTGCAACATTGTCGATAGTTCGCAGTTCGATGGTCTCGATACAGGCATGTTTTTCATGCGCGTCAGCTTCATTTCTGAAGAAGGTGCTGATCAGGCCAAGCTCATCGAAGGCTTCAAGCCGATCGTTGCCGAATTCAAAATGCAGCTCGACGTCCAGGATGCCAATAGACGCATGAAAGTGGTGTTGATGGTCTCCCGCTTTGGCCACTGCCTAAATGATTTGCTCTATCGCTGGAAGATCGGTGCGCTGCCGATCGACATCGTCGGTGTCGTGTCCAACCATTTCGACTACCAGAAGGTGGTCGTCAACCACGACATTCCGTTTCACCACATCAAGGTGACGAAGGACAACAAGCCGAAGGCCGAGGCCCAGTTGCTCGAGCTCGTCGACCAGACCGGCGCCGAACTGATCGTGCTTGCCCGCTACATGCAGGTCCTTTCGGATGCGATGTGCAAGAAGATGTCGGGCCGGATCATCAATATCCACCACTCCTTCCTGCCGAGCTTCAAGGGCGCCAACCCCTACAAGCAGGCCTATGAGCGCGGCGTGAAGCTGATCGGCGCGACGGCGCATTACGTCACCGCTGATCTCGACGAGGGCCCGATCATCGAGCAGGACATTGCCCGCATCACTCATGCGCAGTCGGCCGAGGATTATGTCTCGATCGGCCGTGATGTCGAAAGCCAGGTGCTCGCGCGCGCCGTGCATGCCCATATCCATCACCGCACCTTCATCAACGGCAACCGCGCCGTGGTGTTTCCGGCAAGTCCAGGATCCTATGCCTCTGAGCGCATGGGTTGA
- a CDS encoding serine hydroxymethyltransferase, whose translation MSTNAWFFEDTLSKADPEVALHIAAEEARLRGQIELVAPKNYLSRAAREAMNSMVVFATIEGYPGKRYHAGVENFDAIERLAIERAKAMFGGGHANVQPHSGTQANQAVYFATLSPGDTVLSMDLASGGHLSHGLKSNLSGRWFNTVSYGTTDEGFIDYDAMEQLAREHRPKLIIVGGSSYPRAIDFQRVSAIAAEVGAATLADVAHFSGLIAGKQYPSPFPHIDFLTSTTNKNLRGPRGGLVVCRDAAMGRKIDSAVFPGIQGGPHPNVMAAKAVCFGEALRPEFVEYASSVLKCARILARELGGRGYKIVTGGTDTPFTMVDLRTRGITGDTAQKALEEHGITANRNLVPNDKESPNVTSGLRMGTSAIVARGMGETEASALAGMIADVLDQVAANPGKDLKPDANIVEKVSSMAAKFPLYPV comes from the coding sequence ATGAGTACAAACGCATGGTTTTTTGAAGATACGCTTTCTAAGGCGGACCCCGAAGTCGCCCTCCACATCGCTGCCGAGGAAGCGCGCCTACGTGGTCAAATCGAGCTTGTTGCGCCAAAGAACTACCTCAGCCGGGCTGCTCGTGAAGCCATGAATTCGATGGTCGTGTTTGCGACGATTGAAGGTTACCCCGGCAAGAGATACCACGCTGGCGTCGAGAACTTTGATGCAATCGAGCGGTTGGCGATTGAGCGGGCGAAGGCGATGTTCGGGGGAGGGCATGCAAATGTGCAGCCTCATTCCGGTACCCAAGCGAACCAGGCGGTTTATTTCGCGACCTTAAGCCCTGGCGACACCGTGCTGAGCATGGACCTCGCCTCTGGGGGGCACTTGAGTCACGGGCTCAAATCCAACTTGTCAGGTCGATGGTTCAACACCGTTTCTTACGGAACAACAGATGAAGGCTTCATCGATTACGATGCGATGGAGCAGCTGGCGCGTGAACATCGACCGAAGCTCATAATCGTCGGGGGTTCGTCTTATCCACGAGCAATCGACTTCCAAAGGGTATCGGCGATCGCAGCCGAGGTAGGCGCAGCGACCTTGGCGGATGTCGCACATTTCTCTGGGCTAATCGCAGGCAAGCAGTACCCGAGCCCATTTCCGCACATCGACTTCCTGACATCCACGACCAACAAAAATCTACGCGGCCCTCGCGGAGGTCTGGTCGTTTGCCGCGATGCGGCCATGGGTCGGAAGATCGATTCAGCAGTGTTCCCCGGTATCCAAGGCGGGCCGCACCCGAACGTGATGGCGGCCAAGGCTGTTTGTTTTGGCGAAGCTTTGCGGCCCGAGTTTGTTGAATACGCAAGCTCAGTGCTCAAGTGCGCACGAATCTTGGCGCGGGAATTGGGCGGGCGCGGATACAAAATCGTCACCGGTGGCACGGATACTCCGTTCACCATGGTCGACCTCCGTACGCGAGGTATCACTGGCGATACTGCCCAGAAGGCTTTGGAAGAACATGGGATTACGGCCAATCGCAACCTTGTGCCGAATGACAAGGAGTCGCCGAACGTCACGTCCGGGCTTAGAATGGGCACGTCAGCGATCGTGGCTCGTGGAATGGGTGAGACCGAAGCGTCCGCACTAGCAGGAATGATTGCGGATGTGCTGGATCAAGTCGCAGCCAATCCTGGCAAGGACCTGAAACCCGATGCCAACATCGTTGAAAAGGTCTCCTCGATGGCGGCGAAGTTTCCATTGTATCCGGTTTAA
- a CDS encoding LysR substrate-binding domain-containing protein has product MTVPILGLPVSLLTQKHLCPSWRGGFSIVVRGVLLSVHSLEEVPLRHDLTTQMFDVGLTEGSYEHDVTTTEKIDVGELLCVLPAGHRLVEKNIIRPSDFEGVEFVYFSQEDPYRRKLDDIFDAEGISRRYSVETTTATGVCSMVAAGVGVSIVNPFTAAHYCKKGVVLKRLSVRVPYQVTLWRPAEGLRSTHADLFVKVLHEVTATVKQQLRAQLGE; this is encoded by the coding sequence ATGACGGTGCCTATCTTAGGATTGCCTGTATCCCTGCTTACGCAGAAGCACTTATGCCCGTCGTGGCGAGGCGGTTTCTCGATAGTCGTCCGCGGGGTCCTTCTTTCCGTTCACTCGCTCGAAGAAGTCCCACTTCGACACGACCTCACCACTCAAATGTTTGACGTCGGATTGACCGAGGGAAGCTATGAGCACGACGTAACGACGACTGAGAAAATTGACGTCGGCGAATTGTTATGCGTGCTTCCAGCAGGGCATCGTTTGGTGGAAAAAAATATCATTCGACCGAGCGATTTTGAAGGCGTGGAGTTCGTGTACTTCTCGCAAGAAGATCCTTATCGCCGCAAGCTCGATGACATTTTCGATGCTGAAGGAATTTCGCGCCGTTATTCGGTAGAAACAACAACCGCAACTGGCGTCTGCTCGATGGTCGCGGCTGGAGTAGGCGTTTCGATCGTTAACCCTTTTACGGCTGCTCACTACTGCAAGAAAGGTGTCGTCCTGAAGAGGCTGAGTGTCCGCGTACCGTACCAGGTTACTCTCTGGAGGCCAGCGGAAGGGCTTCGATCTACCCACGCCGATCTATTCGTCAAAGTGCTTCACGAAGTGACGGCAACCGTGAAGCAGCAATTAAGAGCACAGCTGGGAGAATGA
- a CDS encoding (2Fe-2S)-binding protein, with protein MQGRNLRRIDSPELLSSARNHNRFCTKSSLESVEERQITTIEALDTVAHGKALQDAWIELEVPQCGYCQSGQLMSAAALLNETPKPTDDDIDNAMSGNVCRCGTYQRIRAAIKRASA; from the coding sequence GTGCAAGGCCGAAACCTGCGGCGAATTGATTCACCCGAGCTGCTCAGCAGCGCCCGAAATCACAACCGATTTTGTACAAAGTCGAGCTTAGAAAGCGTCGAAGAAAGGCAGATCACGACGATCGAAGCTTTAGATACCGTCGCGCATGGGAAGGCGCTTCAGGATGCGTGGATCGAGCTTGAGGTCCCTCAATGCGGTTACTGTCAGTCAGGGCAGCTGATGTCTGCCGCCGCATTGCTAAACGAAACGCCGAAACCGACCGACGACGACATCGACAATGCGATGTCAGGCAACGTCTGTCGCTGCGGGACGTATCAGCGCATTCGCGCCGCCATCAAGCGGGCAAGCGCATAA
- a CDS encoding IS701 family transposase, whose amino-acid sequence MSEQQHDRSSEPGDAVPHILRQWLSPFRFWFTAPSWEHLLVLVMGALLSPGKRTVTACLRITGRAKASNFAAYHQLLNRARWNPRLLAARLLSIIVARFVPVGPVVIGMDDTIERRWGQRIAARGIYRDPVRSSHGHFVKASGLRWLSFMVLSPVPWAKCIKALPVLTILCPSERHDQKKGRKHKLLTDWARQGVLQLCRWLPDREIIFVGDSSFAVHTLAAALPGTATLITRLRLDASLFAPPDQRHEHTLGRPAQKGRPLPKLKTLLKDTKTEWQRIVASSWYGKQTDKPLMSPQEPASGIGVERPRDQFAGFSFETRQAVVNPRRS is encoded by the coding sequence ATGAGCGAACAACAACATGATCGTAGCAGTGAGCCGGGAGACGCGGTCCCCCACATCCTTCGCCAATGGCTGTCGCCATTTCGTTTCTGGTTTACCGCGCCGAGTTGGGAGCATCTGCTGGTCCTGGTGATGGGTGCGCTTCTTTCGCCTGGCAAGCGAACTGTGACGGCCTGCTTGCGGATTACCGGTCGTGCGAAGGCAAGCAATTTTGCCGCCTATCATCAACTCCTAAACCGCGCCCGCTGGAACCCCCGCCTGTTGGCGGCCCGCCTGCTATCCATCATCGTTGCCAGGTTCGTGCCCGTTGGCCCCGTCGTGATCGGGATGGACGATACAATCGAACGGCGTTGGGGCCAACGCATCGCCGCTCGTGGCATTTATCGTGACCCGGTGCGCTCAAGCCACGGGCACTTCGTCAAGGCAAGCGGCCTGCGCTGGTTGAGCTTCATGGTCCTTTCCCCTGTCCCATGGGCCAAATGCATCAAAGCCCTGCCGGTGTTGACGATCCTGTGCCCCTCTGAGCGTCATGATCAGAAGAAGGGCCGAAAGCACAAGCTGCTGACGGATTGGGCAAGGCAAGGCGTCTTGCAGCTTTGCCGCTGGCTGCCGGACCGCGAAATCATCTTTGTCGGCGATAGCAGCTTTGCCGTTCATACACTGGCTGCGGCTCTGCCCGGCACGGCCACTCTCATCACGCGGTTGCGTCTGGATGCCAGTCTCTTTGCTCCACCGGATCAGAGGCACGAACATACTCTGGGGCGACCGGCGCAAAAAGGCAGGCCATTGCCGAAACTGAAAACGCTCCTCAAAGACACGAAGACCGAGTGGCAACGCATCGTCGCATCCTCTTGGTACGGCAAGCAAACCGACAAACCCTTGATGTCACCTCAGGAACCGGCCTCTGGTATCGGCGTGGAACGCCCCCGAGACCAATTCGCTGGGTTCTCGTTCGAGACCCGTCAGGCCGTCGTGAACCCCAGGCGTTCATGA
- a CDS encoding IS5 family transposase: MAWTPFTRRHHDRSRMRYASDLTDREWGLIEPFMPRQPRLGRRRKTSLRAVMDAIFYLLQSGCQWALLPHDFPPKSTVYHYFKRFCRDGTWRRIHDALYCRTRRLEGREEQPSFAIIDSQSVKTGPDARLDIGYDAGKKIKGRKRHILVDTLGMLLKAEVHSAGIQDRDGAALVFDRLVNRFPFIEKICGDGGYQGPTVEEASPRSMEIVKRNQAGFQVLPKRWIVERTLAWLGINRRMAKDFERFSGTSLAFIQTAMIKLMTRRLARYPLS; this comes from the coding sequence ATGGCCTGGACACCCTTCACCCGGCGTCATCATGACAGAAGCCGCATGCGCTACGCAAGCGATCTGACTGACCGTGAGTGGGGCCTGATCGAACCCTTTATGCCAAGGCAGCCTCGACTGGGCCGCCGACGCAAGACGTCGCTTCGGGCGGTGATGGACGCGATTTTCTATCTGCTGCAGTCAGGCTGCCAATGGGCATTGCTGCCGCATGATTTTCCACCGAAGAGCACGGTCTATCATTATTTCAAGCGGTTCTGCCGGGACGGGACGTGGCGTCGTATCCATGACGCGCTCTACTGCCGGACGCGGCGGCTTGAGGGGCGCGAAGAACAGCCGTCATTTGCCATCATCGATAGCCAATCGGTGAAGACCGGCCCAGATGCCCGTCTCGATATCGGATACGACGCAGGCAAGAAGATCAAGGGCCGCAAGCGGCACATTCTGGTTGATACCCTGGGCATGCTTCTGAAAGCGGAGGTTCATTCGGCAGGTATTCAGGATCGTGATGGAGCAGCACTTGTTTTCGACAGGCTCGTCAACCGCTTTCCATTCATCGAGAAAATTTGCGGCGATGGCGGGTATCAGGGCCCGACAGTCGAAGAGGCCAGTCCGCGATCGATGGAAATCGTCAAACGCAATCAGGCCGGCTTTCAGGTGCTCCCGAAGCGATGGATCGTCGAGCGGACGTTGGCGTGGCTCGGCATAAACCGCCGAATGGCAAAGGATTTCGAGCGCTTCTCTGGCACAAGCCTCGCCTTCATTCAGACCGCTATGATCAAGCTAATGACAAGAAGGCTCGCTCGATATCCGCTTTCTTGA
- a CDS encoding LysR family transcriptional regulator, producing MVYKSVTAAATSLRTSQPTVSRELRDLERQIGFDLFNRFGKRLTPTNQAQLLHSVVARSFCRNGGNQPRGDRD from the coding sequence ATGGTCTATAAGAGTGTGACGGCAGCCGCGACCTCCCTGAGGACATCCCAGCCTACAGTGAGCCGCGAGTTGCGGGACCTTGAAAGACAGATCGGATTTGATCTTTTCAATCGGTTTGGCAAACGACTGACGCCCACGAACCAGGCACAGCTGCTTCATTCGGTGGTTGCTCGCTCTTTTTGTCGGAATGGAGGAAATCAGCCGCGTGGCGATCGCGATTAG
- a CDS encoding IS630 family transposase (programmed frameshift), whose protein sequence is MAEGDFAMGTALTIRGDYTADDLRRLARQSRDADWSRRLLALSIIYEGGSRSQAASMGGVGLQIVRDWVERFNLHGPDGLKTRKAKGREPLLNDQQRKALVAAVENGPVPYLDGVVRWRLVDLAQWLWQEHRISVSRQTLGRELNALGYRKLTARPKHHAQDPNAIEEFKKTSPPQWEKAAEAAKGKRIEIWFQDEARIGQKNKIARRWAKRGTRPSAPHDQRTKSAYIFGAICPRFGKAAALVMPWCDTHAMNQHLIEISSHVANDAHAILVMDQAGWHLSNKLIVPENITILPLPAKSPELNPIENLWQFMRENWLSNRVFTSYEDIVDHCCDAWRKLQRQPWRIMSIGRRKWTNEF, encoded by the exons ATGGCGGAAGGAGATTTCGCCATGGGAACAGCACTGACCATTCGTGGAGACTATACGGCTGATGATCTGCGTCGACTGGCAAGGCAGAGCCGTGATGCGGATTGGTCGCGCCGATTGTTGGCCTTGTCGATCATTTACGAGGGTGGTTCCCGCAGCCAGGCCGCATCGATGGGCGGGGTCGGATTGCAAATCGTCCGTGACTGGGTCGAACGTTTCAATCTGCATGGTCCAGATGGCCTGAAAACGAGAAAGGCGAAGGGACGTGAGCCCTTGTTGAATGATCAGCAGCGCAAGGCGCTGGTCGCGGCGGTTGAGAACGGTCCGGTTCCCTATCTCGATGGCGTCGTGCGCTGGCGACTGGTCGATCTGGCGCAATGGCTTTGGCAGGAGCACCGCATCTCCGTCAGCCGCCAGACGCTGGGGCGCGAGTTGAATGCCCTGGGCTATCGCAAACTCACCGCCCGCCCGAAGCATCATGCGCAAGACCCGAATGCGATTGAGGAATTTAAAAAAACTTCCCCGCCGCAGTGGGAGAAA GCCGCCGAGGCCGCCAAAGGCAAGCGAATAGAAATCTGGTTCCAGGACGAGGCCCGCATCGGCCAGAAGAATAAGATCGCCAGGCGGTGGGCCAAACGAGGGACACGGCCCTCCGCTCCGCATGATCAGCGGACGAAATCCGCTTATATCTTCGGTGCTATCTGCCCGAGATTCGGCAAGGCCGCCGCCCTCGTCATGCCATGGTGCGATACGCATGCCATGAACCAGCATTTGATCGAGATCTCCAGCCATGTTGCCAATGACGCCCACGCCATCCTCGTCATGGATCAGGCAGGTTGGCATTTATCGAACAAACTCATCGTGCCCGAAAACATCACCATTCTACCGCTGCCGGCGAAGTCGCCCGAACTCAATCCGATCGAAAATCTCTGGCAGTTCATGCGCGAAAACTGGCTCTCAAACCGTGTCTTCACATCCTACGAAGACATCGTCGATCACTGCTGCGATGCCTGGCGCAAGCTTCAACGTCAGCCTTGGCGCATCATGTCAATCGGACGCAGAAAATGGACGAATGAGTTCTAG
- the ehuD gene encoding ectoine/hydroxyectoine ABC transporter permease subunit EhuD yields the protein MEFSFEFARSILPTLLQGAVITVIATFGGFAGALVGGGILSVFLRSNIAPLRIFAIGYIYCIRNTPLLVQLYLVFYVLPDMGITISALGCGILGLSLHYSTFFSEVYRAGIASVSRGQFEAADALGLHTTKKWMLVIGPQAIKPILPVLGNYLVGMFKETPLLAAITVVELFGKAQNIAGQTYRYNEPYLMVALIFLIISVPCSFVIRKLETNGNRH from the coding sequence GTGGAGTTTAGTTTTGAGTTCGCGCGAAGCATCCTTCCAACTCTCCTGCAAGGCGCGGTGATCACCGTCATTGCCACATTTGGAGGTTTCGCCGGTGCGCTCGTCGGCGGCGGAATTCTGAGTGTATTCCTTAGATCAAACATAGCGCCACTCAGAATATTCGCTATCGGCTACATATATTGTATCCGGAATACGCCGCTGCTCGTTCAATTATATCTCGTCTTTTACGTATTGCCCGACATGGGGATCACGATTAGCGCACTGGGATGTGGCATACTCGGCCTATCTTTACACTACTCCACCTTCTTCTCTGAAGTTTATCGAGCCGGCATCGCGTCGGTGTCGCGAGGGCAGTTCGAGGCGGCCGATGCGCTAGGGCTTCACACAACAAAAAAGTGGATGCTCGTAATTGGTCCTCAGGCGATCAAGCCAATCTTGCCTGTATTGGGGAATTATCTGGTCGGAATGTTCAAGGAGACACCGCTTCTCGCTGCGATCACGGTGGTAGAGTTGTTTGGCAAAGCGCAAAACATTGCTGGTCAGACTTACCGGTATAACGAGCCGTACCTGATGGTGGCGTTGATATTCCTGATCATAAGCGTTCCATGCTCCTTTGTTATCAGGAAGCTTGAGACGAACGGGAACCGACACTGA
- a CDS encoding nuclear transport factor 2 family protein — translation MKKTLTAVLICAAMSIPAFAQTAVVAVPDAEVLFTSPDPKLHANKQVAYNIIKVLLEANQWDRAHEFIADDYVQHNPNVRDGLQAVVYFFTEVVKAEPSPVPEKMSWPVVEVMAEADLVTVIYPRKGKTADGKEYTTAWFDTWRIKDGRAVEHWDPALINEAPNIAR, via the coding sequence ATGAAGAAGACACTCACCGCTGTGCTCATTTGCGCGGCGATGTCGATCCCGGCCTTTGCACAAACGGCGGTCGTCGCAGTGCCCGACGCCGAGGTCCTGTTCACTAGCCCCGACCCGAAGCTCCATGCCAACAAGCAGGTGGCGTACAACATCATCAAGGTGCTCCTGGAGGCCAATCAGTGGGACCGGGCGCACGAGTTCATCGCTGATGACTACGTCCAGCACAATCCTAATGTCCGCGACGGCCTCCAAGCGGTGGTCTACTTCTTCACTGAAGTGGTGAAGGCCGAACCGAGCCCAGTCCCCGAGAAGATGAGCTGGCCGGTCGTCGAAGTAATGGCCGAGGCCGATCTCGTCACCGTCATCTATCCACGCAAGGGAAAAACCGCGGATGGCAAGGAATATACCACTGCCTGGTTCGACACCTGGCGCATCAAGGACGGCAGGGCGGTCGAGCACTGGGATCCGGCGCTCATAAACGAAGCGCCCAACATCGCCCGGTAA